A genomic segment from Bryobacteraceae bacterium encodes:
- the smc gene encoding chromosome segregation protein SMC, whose product MLHLKRVEIQGFKSFCDRTEMKFAGTGIAAVVGPNGCGKSNLSDAISWVLGEQSAKSLRGSRMEDVIFAGTRDRKPLSMAQVTMTLHDPDGMMFGQLAERAAQAAESEKSAAEQNGEVTHNGDGHAKKANGVNKNGASHHASHDVTITRRLYRDGNSEYLIDGRLARLRDIQDLFMGTGLGPESYAIIEQGRIGQLLSSKPHDRRAVIEEAAGISKFKTKRRLAEAKLESAKQNLSRVFDILEEVGRQANSLKRQAAKAKRYQELHDDLVIQLRLMLAGKHRLLERETTKIALELNKANGEYQEIAAQVAEKEQQQHQLLERGYAVEAELTSTREKLAQLRVENERTRGRVESQGREIASIESRLTQGETDGQSLELRQAQLTEEIQTHATRLAELEEQAAAARERLEEKSRERDELQAGLRERQQTIESGRQAALRILGEVSSLKNQLAQMEGHFQSIERDRGRLQREEQMAAADLERLEATKGEISGKLASRQTELESLADRRRRVEEELQTQKAGAAETRRVLDAARNETSRLKARRDSLEEILSHRAYTTESVKRLFTAFEQGQAHDLRPLGVLADFVEVDTAHEKAAEEFLHDELEYVLVKSWEQAEVGIDLMRTDLDGRVSFLIHPEPGDPFAAPPPNEPAIGPETGIVSRLSDVLRLTNGLTQAPAALLPRLARCFLAADRPAAQRLARQYPDFYFLLPDGVCYHGHAVSGGRKTGSGPLALKRELRELNTQWTARQGELDEATARLEELETGIASLSQELEHVRSRQQGEEREVLALDHEVRRLAEEFSRAQSRISVSRLELDRLAKEGERAEARRAESLRLVEEKESAHVAQEESLAEARHLLEEIQHQVAGLGEEHSVLRVQMAEVEERRRAEKNAQLRLESQISDLTRRRAEIASMIENLGAARARLLADNVTLDEAAARLTEEIGKVETQVAELARQEHESRERLAAVEEEVKAGRAEAQAVQERRSQIELSLVERRAERRYLDETCQKELKIPLEELASAETGEMDEIALLEAEEKYQTLKTKIENLGPVNADALQEYEEAQQRYDFLNTQRQDLLDSIRDTEKAIQEIDAESRRRFADAFAVVNKNFSETFTKLFGGGMAEMRLTDENNLNESGIDIVASPPGKRLQNVLLLSGGEKALTALSLLMAIFRYTPSPFCILDEVDAPLDEPNIQRLMGLLKDMSEQTQFVIITHAKRTMEAAQALYGVTMQEPGVSRLVSVKFNAQPVPGGTQPQVLAARA is encoded by the coding sequence GTGTTGCACCTCAAGCGTGTAGAGATCCAAGGATTCAAGTCGTTTTGCGACCGTACCGAAATGAAGTTCGCCGGCACGGGCATCGCCGCCGTGGTCGGCCCGAACGGTTGCGGCAAGTCCAACCTGAGCGACGCCATTAGTTGGGTGCTCGGCGAACAGTCCGCCAAGAGCCTCCGCGGCTCGCGCATGGAGGACGTGATCTTCGCCGGCACGCGAGACCGCAAGCCGCTGAGCATGGCGCAGGTCACCATGACCCTCCACGATCCGGACGGCATGATGTTCGGCCAACTCGCCGAAAGGGCCGCGCAGGCGGCCGAGAGCGAAAAATCCGCCGCCGAGCAGAATGGCGAGGTCACTCACAACGGAGACGGCCATGCAAAAAAGGCGAATGGCGTCAACAAGAACGGCGCCTCACATCATGCGTCGCATGATGTGACGATCACGCGCCGCCTCTACCGGGACGGTAACAGCGAGTACCTTATCGACGGGCGCCTCGCCCGCCTCCGTGACATCCAGGATTTGTTCATGGGGACCGGCCTTGGACCGGAGAGCTACGCCATCATCGAACAGGGCCGCATCGGCCAACTGCTCAGCTCCAAGCCGCACGACCGGCGAGCCGTGATCGAAGAAGCGGCCGGCATCAGCAAGTTCAAAACCAAGCGCCGACTGGCGGAAGCGAAGCTCGAGAGCGCCAAGCAGAACCTCTCACGCGTGTTCGACATTCTCGAAGAAGTCGGCCGCCAGGCGAACTCCTTGAAGCGGCAGGCCGCCAAGGCCAAGCGATACCAGGAACTCCACGACGATCTCGTGATCCAGTTGCGGCTGATGCTTGCCGGCAAGCACCGCCTGCTGGAGCGTGAAACCACGAAGATCGCCCTGGAACTGAACAAGGCGAACGGCGAATATCAGGAGATCGCCGCCCAGGTGGCGGAGAAGGAGCAGCAGCAGCACCAACTGCTCGAGCGCGGCTACGCCGTGGAAGCCGAACTCACTTCCACGAGGGAGAAGCTCGCCCAACTCCGTGTTGAGAACGAACGAACTCGTGGGCGCGTGGAAAGCCAGGGCAGGGAAATCGCCTCCATCGAAAGCCGCCTCACGCAGGGCGAGACCGACGGCCAGTCCCTCGAACTGCGCCAGGCGCAGCTCACCGAGGAGATCCAGACCCACGCCACCCGGCTGGCCGAGCTCGAGGAGCAAGCCGCCGCCGCCCGGGAGCGGCTCGAGGAAAAATCCCGCGAGCGCGACGAACTCCAGGCCGGCCTCCGCGAGCGCCAGCAGACCATCGAAAGCGGCCGTCAGGCGGCTCTCCGCATCCTCGGCGAGGTTTCCTCGCTCAAGAACCAGCTCGCGCAGATGGAGGGGCACTTCCAGTCGATCGAGCGCGACCGCGGGCGCCTCCAGCGCGAAGAACAGATGGCCGCCGCCGATCTTGAGCGGCTGGAAGCCACCAAAGGCGAGATCTCCGGGAAACTGGCGTCGCGCCAGACCGAGCTCGAATCCCTCGCTGATCGACGCCGCCGCGTGGAAGAAGAGCTGCAAACCCAGAAGGCCGGTGCGGCCGAAACGCGCCGCGTTCTCGATGCCGCGCGCAACGAAACCTCCCGCCTCAAGGCGCGCCGTGATTCGCTCGAGGAAATTCTTTCCCACCGGGCGTATACCACCGAATCGGTGAAACGTCTCTTCACCGCGTTCGAACAGGGCCAGGCGCACGACCTGCGGCCGCTCGGCGTTCTCGCCGACTTCGTGGAAGTGGATACCGCCCACGAAAAGGCCGCCGAAGAGTTCCTCCACGACGAACTGGAGTACGTTCTCGTGAAGAGCTGGGAGCAGGCCGAGGTGGGTATCGACCTGATGCGGACCGACCTCGACGGCCGCGTCTCCTTTCTCATCCACCCCGAACCGGGCGACCCCTTCGCCGCCCCTCCTCCCAACGAGCCCGCGATCGGTCCCGAGACGGGCATCGTCTCCCGCCTGAGCGACGTTCTTCGTCTGACCAACGGACTCACACAGGCCCCTGCGGCGCTGCTACCGCGCCTGGCCCGCTGTTTCCTGGCCGCCGACCGTCCGGCCGCTCAGCGCCTGGCTCGCCAATACCCCGATTTCTACTTCCTGCTTCCCGACGGCGTCTGTTACCATGGCCACGCGGTCAGCGGCGGCCGTAAAACCGGTTCGGGTCCCCTTGCCCTGAAGCGGGAACTCCGCGAGCTGAACACCCAATGGACGGCCCGGCAGGGCGAGCTCGACGAAGCCACAGCGCGACTGGAGGAGCTCGAAACCGGCATCGCTTCGCTTTCGCAGGAACTCGAGCACGTCCGCTCGCGACAACAGGGCGAGGAGCGCGAGGTGCTGGCGCTTGACCATGAGGTCCGCCGGCTGGCCGAAGAGTTCTCCCGCGCACAATCGCGGATTTCTGTCTCGCGCCTCGAACTGGACCGGCTCGCCAAGGAAGGCGAACGGGCCGAGGCGCGTCGCGCCGAAAGCCTCCGGCTGGTTGAGGAGAAGGAATCGGCCCACGTCGCGCAGGAGGAATCGCTCGCCGAAGCGCGCCACCTGCTCGAGGAGATCCAGCATCAGGTAGCCGGGCTCGGCGAGGAGCATTCGGTTCTTCGCGTCCAGATGGCCGAGGTGGAGGAGCGCCGCCGGGCCGAGAAGAACGCGCAACTCCGGCTTGAATCGCAGATTTCAGACCTCACCCGCCGCCGCGCTGAGATCGCCTCAATGATCGAGAACCTCGGCGCCGCCAGGGCTCGCCTGCTCGCCGACAACGTCACGCTCGACGAAGCCGCTGCTCGGCTCACCGAAGAGATCGGCAAGGTCGAGACGCAGGTGGCCGAACTGGCTCGGCAGGAGCACGAGTCTCGCGAGCGCCTCGCGGCGGTGGAAGAGGAAGTAAAGGCCGGCCGCGCCGAGGCACAGGCGGTGCAGGAACGCCGATCGCAGATTGAGCTCTCGCTCGTCGAGCGCCGCGCCGAACGCAGGTACCTTGATGAGACCTGCCAGAAGGAACTCAAGATCCCGCTCGAGGAACTCGCGTCGGCGGAAACGGGCGAGATGGATGAGATTGCTCTGCTCGAAGCCGAGGAGAAATACCAGACGCTCAAAACCAAGATCGAAAATCTTGGCCCCGTGAACGCCGACGCCCTCCAGGAGTACGAAGAGGCCCAGCAGCGCTACGACTTCCTGAATACGCAGCGGCAGGATCTGCTCGACTCGATTCGCGACACCGAAAAGGCGATTCAAGAGATCGATGCCGAATCGCGCCGCCGGTTCGCCGACGCCTTCGCCGTCGTCAACAAGAACTTCTCGGAAACGTTCACGAAACTGTTCGGTGGCGGGATGGCGGAGATGCGTCTCACCGACGAGAACAACCTGAATGAATCCGGAATCGACATCGTCGCTTCGCCTCCGGGTAAGCGTCTGCAAAACGTCCTGCTGCTGTCGGGCGGTGAGAAGGCCCTCACGGCGCTTTCCCTGCTCATGGCGATCTTCCGCTACACCCCGAGCCCGTTCTGCATCCTCGACGAAGTCGACGCACCGCTCGACGAGCCCAACATTCAGCGGCTCATGGGCCTGTTGAAGGATATGTCCGAACAGACCCAGTTCGTCATCATCACACACGCCAAGCGAACCATGGAGGCGGCGCAGGCGCTCTACGGCGTCACGATGCAGGAACCAGGAGTCTCGCGCCTGGTCTCCGTCAAGTTCAACGCGCAGCCTGTTCCGGGCGGAACACAGCCGCAGGTGCTGGCCGCTCGAGCGTAG
- a CDS encoding TetR/AcrR family transcriptional regulator, producing MVASPTRHRLPAAQRRAAIVDAAMDLFSKNGFRGTTTKQLAAACGISEPVLYQHFETKQALYDAIIEGNCDGEADQLIRQMEEMAAGDDSRMFFGALASGFLDFYLDDPRFARLLMFSNLEGHELAERFYEKRVAIFYGWVTRHLERQMAAGRMKKVNPLVAARAFAGMIAHQGMIYAIYCPGELPVPRNEVVETVVDLFLGGIQA from the coding sequence ATGGTAGCATCTCCCACCCGACATCGTCTCCCAGCCGCGCAGCGTCGCGCGGCCATCGTCGACGCCGCCATGGACCTTTTTTCGAAGAACGGCTTCCGGGGCACAACCACCAAGCAACTCGCCGCCGCGTGCGGCATCAGTGAGCCTGTGCTTTATCAGCATTTCGAAACCAAGCAGGCGCTCTACGACGCGATTATCGAAGGCAACTGCGACGGCGAAGCCGATCAGTTGATCCGGCAGATGGAGGAGATGGCGGCTGGCGACGACAGCCGGATGTTCTTCGGTGCACTGGCCAGCGGCTTCCTGGACTTTTACCTGGACGACCCTAGATTCGCCCGGCTTCTGATGTTCTCCAATCTCGAGGGTCACGAACTCGCGGAACGCTTCTACGAGAAGCGCGTAGCGATTTTCTACGGTTGGGTGACCCGGCATCTGGAGCGGCAGATGGCGGCGGGACGGATGAAGAAAGTAAACCCGCTGGTGGCGGCGCGGGCGTTTGCCGGAATGATCGCCCATCAGGGCATGATCTACGCCATTTACTGTCCGGGCGAGTTGCCCGTACCTCGCAATGAAGTGGTGGAAACTGTAGTCGATCTTTTCTTAGGTGGAATACAAGCATGA
- a CDS encoding efflux RND transporter periplasmic adaptor subunit, translating to MSRIGNSIGIATVVFLAGCSGDTPAPAAKSEAASKPAPVAVQTAVAAQKPVSRAVHVIGTLYPDEAVTMSAEVAGRVATIHTDFGQHVAKGAVIAELDKTEFQLQLERSKASLAQALARLGLSPDQENSMPDSTPAIRQARSQYQDAQSKYESGRKLVETGDIARERFTELEHALNSRKAAVESAEYELRTQLATVQALKAERDLAAKRLRDSTVRAPFDGEVTERLVSPGQYIKDNTPILKLVKSWPLRLRLLVPETAAGAVRPGARIDFTAEAVPGRTFTATVTRVDPALNEQSRSLTAEARISGGEGALKPGMFVEADLVIAHGELVTVIPNAAVYTIAGLSKAFVIRDGKANEIRFQPGQEVEGWTEVSGGTIAEGAAVAVSNLPLLSDGAAVSAR from the coding sequence ATGAGCAGGATCGGAAATTCGATCGGGATTGCAACGGTTGTTTTCCTGGCGGGGTGTTCCGGCGATACGCCGGCCCCGGCGGCCAAGAGCGAGGCGGCATCGAAGCCGGCCCCGGTGGCGGTGCAGACCGCCGTGGCCGCCCAGAAGCCGGTGAGCCGCGCCGTGCACGTCATCGGGACGCTGTACCCGGATGAGGCGGTGACGATGTCGGCCGAGGTGGCCGGGCGGGTGGCTACCATCCATACCGATTTCGGCCAGCACGTCGCCAAAGGCGCGGTGATCGCCGAACTGGACAAGACGGAGTTCCAGCTTCAACTCGAGCGGAGCAAAGCGTCACTGGCGCAGGCGTTGGCGCGCCTGGGGCTCTCGCCGGACCAGGAGAACTCGATGCCCGATTCGACGCCGGCGATTCGGCAGGCACGCTCGCAGTATCAGGACGCGCAATCGAAGTACGAGAGCGGCAGGAAACTGGTGGAGACGGGCGACATCGCGCGGGAGCGGTTCACCGAACTCGAGCATGCGCTGAACAGCCGGAAGGCTGCGGTTGAGTCCGCCGAGTACGAACTGCGGACCCAGTTGGCCACGGTGCAGGCGTTGAAGGCGGAGAGGGACCTGGCGGCGAAGCGGCTCCGCGATTCGACCGTGCGGGCGCCCTTCGACGGCGAAGTGACCGAACGTCTGGTGTCTCCCGGCCAGTACATCAAGGACAACACACCGATCCTGAAGCTGGTGAAGAGCTGGCCGTTGCGTTTGCGGCTGCTCGTACCGGAGACGGCGGCGGGAGCCGTGCGGCCCGGCGCACGGATCGATTTTACGGCCGAGGCGGTTCCCGGCCGGACTTTCACCGCGACGGTGACGCGCGTAGACCCGGCGCTCAACGAGCAATCGCGGTCGTTGACGGCGGAAGCGCGCATCTCCGGCGGCGAGGGAGCGCTGAAACCGGGGATGTTCGTCGAAGCGGACCTGGTAATCGCGCACGGCGAACTGGTGACCGTGATTCCGAACGCAGCGGTGTACACCATTGCCGGGTTGAGCAAGGCTTTCGTCATTCGCGACGGAAAGGCAAACGAAATCCGGTTCCAGCCGGGCCAGGAAGTAGAAGGCTGGACCGAAGTCTCCGGCGGAACGATCGCGGAGGGCGCGGCGGTAGCGGTCAGCAATTTGCCGTTGCTTTCCGATGGCGCCGCTGTGAGCGCGAGGTAA